The following coding sequences lie in one Epinephelus moara isolate mb chromosome 17, YSFRI_EMoa_1.0, whole genome shotgun sequence genomic window:
- the LOC126404382 gene encoding butyrophilin subfamily 1 member A1-like isoform X1: protein MAQLATLLVGTWMFSLSAADQQVTATPSADATLPCQAPADTPTDLKLLKWSRPDVTSGYVYFHRDGRLLKEYQHPSYRGRVELNDPEMRNRDVSVVLRNVSNSDAGTYECLVSIKSEQTSRQYVRLTVTDEGHKGDAPAGNKRARIGKVKNTAGGGNKNGYVGLALCVVSALVL, encoded by the exons ATGGCGCAACTTGCGACTTTGTTAGTGGGTACATGGATGTTTTCTCTGTCTGCAGCag ACCAGCAGGTCACAGCGACGCCCTCAGCAGACGCCACGCTCCCATGTCAGGCTCCCGCAGATACTCCCACTGACCTCAAACTGTTGAAGTGGAGCAGACCTGATGTGACTTCAGGTTATGTCTACTTTCACAGAGACGGGCGCTTGTTGAAAGAATACCAGCACCCGTCCTATCGTGGTCGCGTGGAGCTGAACGATCCAGAGATGAGGAACAGAGACGTTTCTGTTGTTCTGAGGAACGTCAGCAACAGCGACGCTGGAACGTACGAGTGTCTTGTTTCAATTAAATCCGAACAAACAAGCAGACAATACGTGAGGCTGACAGTCACAGATGAAG GTCACAAAGGAGACGCTCCTGCAGGAAACAAGCGTGCAAGGATTGGGAAAGTAAAAAACACAGCTGGTGGAGGAAACAAGAATGGATATGTTGGACTGGCACTCTGTGTAGTATCAGCACTGGTTTTATGA
- the LOC126404382 gene encoding uncharacterized protein LOC126404382 isoform X2 translates to MDVFSVCSRDGRLLKEYQHPSYRGRVELNDPEMRNRDVSVVLRNVSNSDAGTYECLVSIKSEQTSRQYVRLTVTDEGHKGDAPAGNKRARIGKVKNTAGGGNKNGYVGLALCVVSALVL, encoded by the exons ATGGATGTTTTCTCTGTCTGCAGCag AGACGGGCGCTTGTTGAAAGAATACCAGCACCCGTCCTATCGTGGTCGCGTGGAGCTGAACGATCCAGAGATGAGGAACAGAGACGTTTCTGTTGTTCTGAGGAACGTCAGCAACAGCGACGCTGGAACGTACGAGTGTCTTGTTTCAATTAAATCCGAACAAACAAGCAGACAATACGTGAGGCTGACAGTCACAGATGAAG GTCACAAAGGAGACGCTCCTGCAGGAAACAAGCGTGCAAGGATTGGGAAAGTAAAAAACACAGCTGGTGGAGGAAACAAGAATGGATATGTTGGACTGGCACTCTGTGTAGTATCAGCACTGGTTTTATGA
- the LOC126404333 gene encoding high affinity immunoglobulin epsilon receptor subunit alpha-like isoform X3, whose product MEETSLLLLLCVTSLLSCTTNQASLTVSPSSSQMFKGQSVSLSCEEDDSSAGWTLRRNTTRDTRTECGVTWGRSAGSVCNISYILSKHSGVYWCESREGATSKSININVTGGSVILQSPVLPVMEGHDVTLHCKTKTSSNLPAAFYKDGSFIRTEPAGHMTIRHVTRSDEGLYKCDITGHGESPPSWLTVTGRPTTTALPMSSAPPTSAAPPPDSDHHHLVFRVVCHLVVFCPYCISTFIMVSLYRQRPTGNDLPVSVVMTPSTQAEEGLDDEYDDVITAVTTEHHF is encoded by the exons ATGGAGGaaacctctctgctgctgctgctct GTGTGACCTCACTGCTGAGCTGCACAACAAACCAAG CCTCTCTGACTGTGAGTCCCAGCAGCTCTCAGATGTTTAAAGgacagtctgtctctctgagcTGTGAGGAGGACGACAGCTCTGCTGGATGGACTCTGAGGAGGAACACAACCAGAGACACCAGAACTGAATGTGGTGTAACTTGGGGAAGATCAGCTGGTTCTGTCTGTAACATCAGCTACATCCTCTCAAAGCACAGTGGAGTTTACTGGTGTGAGTCCAGAGAGGGAGCAACCAGTAAGAGCATCAACATCAATGTCACTG GTGGATCAGTGATCCTGCAGAGTCCTGTCCTCCCTGTGATGGAGGGACATGATGTCACTCTGCACTGTAAAACAAAGACGTCCTCCAACCTCCCAGCTGCTTTCTATAAAGATGGCTCCTTCATCAGGACTGAgcctgcaggtcacatgaccatCCGCCATGTAACCAGGTCTGATGAAGGCCTCTACAAGTGTGACATCACAGGTCATGGAGAGTCTCCACCcagctggctcactgtcacag GTAGACCTACAACCACAGCCCTGCCCATGTCTTCAGCCCCGCCCACATCTGCAGCCCCGCCCCCTGACTCAGACCACCATCACCTTGTGTTCAGAGTGGTCTGCCACCTGGTGGTGTTCTGTCCGTACTGCATCTCCACTTTCATCATGGTGTCTTTATATCGACAACGGCCCACag GAAATGACCTGCCTGTCTCTGTGGTGATGACCCCGTCCACCCAGGCTGAGGAGGGATTGGATGATGAgtatgatgatgtcatcactgctGTCACCACGGAGCACCACTTCTGA